The sequence CATCCAGAAAAATTCTCTAATAGCCTTCATTTTGAAGAAAGGGGTTGGAGTGTAATTTGTATTGAACCCCAACAAGAATTCTTTCATCCCTTCTCTATATTCAATTTTATAGAAGTCTATTGTAAGGCCTGTGAAAGTAAAAACTAAAGAATTTAGACAAAAAAATTGATAGTTGATTTTCGATTTTCATTGCTTTGAAATAATTTTTTCTTCATTCTAAGTTACCTTTTTCACAATTGGGAATTAATGATTACCATTACTTTTGACTCAAGGCTTAGGATTTTTCTTCTTTTACTTATTGCTCAAAATTTACAAAGTCCAATTGTATTTACCTTTTCAATAACCTTTAACTATTCATCCCAACACCCTCATCACTTCCACCACCGAGTTCGATATTTCGTTGGTAAGGTGTACGAAGGCATCCATCGGATGCCTTTTTTGTTTGCCCATTTTCTTCCTGTAACGAGTTGTTGTTTAAATTTGGACATTAATATTTTCAAATGAAATCGAGCCTTAAATTCTTGCTGTTTAGTTTGTTTGTTCTTTCCATGTTGGCAGTCTTAATTATGCCTTCGTGTAAGCACCATCCCGATGATTTGGTGCCGGCAGACACAACCCAAAATCCCATTGATACCACTACCAATCCTATTGATACCTTGGTTTGTGATACTTGCCCGGAAGGTGTGGTTTCTTTCTCGGAAGATATTCAGCCAATTTTCAATTCGCAATGTGCACAGGCCGGATGCCACGATGCTGCCACCCATGAAGAAGGTTTGGTGCTAAATACCTATCAAAATATAATGGCTACAACCGATATTGCTGAAAAAGGCTTAGGTTCGGATGTTTGGGAAGCCTTAAATGAAACCGGTGATGATATGATGCCACCAAATGGTCCATTATCCAACGACCAACTCAATCTGATAAAAGCATGGATACAACAAGGTGCGCAAAATACTACTTGCACTCATACTTGCGGATGCGATACCAATCAGGTTTCGTATTCTCAGTTTGTAGCACCTAAACTTCAAAGCTTTTGCATAGGTTGTCATAGCAATTCCTCTAGTCAAGGTGGTGTGAATTTGTCGGGCTATGCCAATGTAATGACTTATGCTCAGAATGGAAAACTCATGAAATGCATTAACTGGGAGTCAGGTGTTTCGGCTATGCCAAAAGGGGCTCAGAAATTGAATGATTGTACTATTTCTAAAATTCAAAGTTGGATAAATCAGGGCAGTTTGAATAACTAGTATTTAATCTAATCCTTTGACTTTTAAACATATCCTGTATTTGGTTTGATAACTTTTGCAGGTGGAACGCTTATCCCGTTTATCTTTGCCCTCCCTTTAAAACACAGATAGCTATGCAAAATTCCATCCTTCAAATTTGGAAGTCGCATCTGGATGCAGTCGAGTTCCGTAAACAAACCTTTGCTACCCTCGCCTTACTTCTGGTTTTTCTTTTCTCGTACGGGAAATTTATTTTGAACATTGAATTAAGGCCCGGAGTGGTATTAAATGACCCGGTTTTGGCCTTAATTCCTGCCAAAGATGTTTCCTGGATTGTTTTCACCTTATTGTATTCATGCGTGGTGTTAATGGTTTATCAGGCAGCACCCAGGCCTTATTTGGTTTTGTTAGGTTTTCAAACCTTTCTCTTGATGTATGTTTTTAGAACGGCAGCCATTTACTTGGCACCTCTTGATCCGCCTAATGGCTATATTCCTATGGTTGATCCTGCAGTTAATTTACTTATTCCGGATAGCAATATCTTAAGTCGTGATTTGTTTTTTTCCGGACATACGGCTGTTATGACCATTGGTTTTCTCTTTTCCGCTACCAGAAACTTTCGAATATACATGGGTGTATGCACCCTACTATTAATGTTCTTTCTGGCAGTTCAACATGTGCATTATTCCATCGA is a genomic window of Bacteroidia bacterium containing:
- a CDS encoding sphingomyelin synthase family protein is translated as MQNSILQIWKSHLDAVEFRKQTFATLALLLVFLFSYGKFILNIELRPGVVLNDPVLALIPAKDVSWIVFTLLYSCVVLMVYQAAPRPYLVLLGFQTFLLMYVFRTAAIYLAPLDPPNGYIPMVDPAVNLLIPDSNILSRDLFFSGHTAVMTIGFLFSATRNFRIYMGVCTLLLMFFLAVQHVHYSIDIFIAPLATYSAFKLVMKYQTANGLLREMEEENIRSLGLVF